In one window of Pseudomonas chlororaphis subsp. chlororaphis DNA:
- a CDS encoding prepilin peptidase encodes MQHWILLAWLGLCAVQDIRQRHLANGLTLGVALLALGYLLWAGNTWLGADAVQGGRALLLALLLTVPGYVLGRMGGGDVKLLAALGLASDPLHLLGTFIGAALASGLWWLLAPRLLPAADQPLARSLQYLDPRQGQKFAFAPFVLVGMALTLLWARYSCRLSLCT; translated from the coding sequence ATGCAGCATTGGATTCTATTGGCTTGGCTGGGGCTGTGTGCGGTGCAGGATATCCGCCAGCGTCATCTCGCCAACGGCTTGACCCTGGGTGTCGCGCTGCTGGCGCTGGGGTACTTGCTGTGGGCTGGCAACACCTGGCTGGGCGCCGACGCGGTGCAGGGGGGCAGGGCGCTGTTGCTGGCCTTGCTGCTGACCGTGCCGGGCTATGTGCTGGGCCGGATGGGCGGCGGCGACGTGAAGCTCCTGGCGGCCCTGGGGCTGGCGTCTGACCCCCTGCACCTGCTGGGTACCTTCATCGGTGCCGCGTTGGCCAGCGGCCTGTGGTGGTTGCTCGCGCCCAGGCTGTTGCCCGCTGCCGACCAACCGCTGGCAAGGTCCTTGCAATACCTCGATCCGCGGCAGGGGCAAAAGTTTGCCTTCGCCCCTTTCGTCCTGGTCGGCATGGCCCTGACCCTGCTTTGGGCCCGCTATTCATGCCGCCTATCTCTATGTACATAG
- a CDS encoding TadE/TadG family type IV pilus assembly protein, with translation MKVDLPEKQKGAVAIEFAMVFIIFFAVFYALVSYSVPLLMVQSFNKATAEAVRRSVALDPATPGYDAALIARAKNTLREQLTWIPQAFNFNANNASDATVTYAGGLLTVRVHYSTDKLRQVIPFLVLPGLGSVPALPANLSAQSSLQF, from the coding sequence GTGAAAGTCGACCTGCCAGAAAAACAAAAAGGTGCCGTGGCCATCGAGTTCGCCATGGTCTTCATCATTTTTTTCGCCGTGTTTTATGCCCTGGTCAGCTACAGCGTGCCGCTTTTGATGGTGCAGTCCTTCAATAAGGCCACTGCCGAAGCGGTGCGGCGCAGCGTCGCCCTGGACCCCGCCACGCCCGGCTATGACGCTGCCCTGATAGCGCGCGCGAAGAACACCTTGCGCGAGCAACTGACCTGGATTCCACAGGCCTTCAACTTCAATGCCAACAACGCCAGCGATGCCACCGTGACTTACGCGGGTGGCCTGCTCACGGTCCGTGTCCACTACTCCACCGACAAGCTCAGACAGGTCATCCCCTTCCTGGTGCTGCCGGGCCTGGGCAGCGTGCCCGCCCTGCCCGCGAACCTCAGCGCCCAGTCGAGTCTGCAATTTTGA
- a CDS encoding type II secretion system F family protein, with the protein MLGPVLLALLCLTLLGLSGWMFYSGLRQARTARVLDRLAQGQPQPSEEKTSWNRLERAFLRAGLGRPTERLGLWLVVWALGCMLGYGLGKWPGLLALLVAPPVLLRLYISWLYRRRLKRMIEQLPPLLDHAVRSLKSGRTLADAVLGGIEAADNPLKHAMGRVQRNVLLGVNLPDAVADFAELYERDELRLFALGLKVNHRYGGNASELLENLIKLIRERDQAARQLRAMTGETRITAMVLAALPVSLAGYFLIANPTYLMSMWNQSGGRMMLLAAFGLQVIGCALLWRMLRSV; encoded by the coding sequence ATGTTAGGTCCCGTGCTGCTTGCCCTCCTGTGCCTGACCCTGCTGGGGCTGTCGGGCTGGATGTTCTACAGCGGCCTGCGCCAGGCCCGCACCGCCCGGGTGCTCGACCGCCTGGCCCAGGGACAACCGCAACCAAGCGAGGAAAAGACCTCGTGGAATCGGCTCGAAAGGGCCTTTCTGCGCGCGGGCCTCGGTCGTCCCACCGAACGCCTGGGGCTATGGCTGGTGGTCTGGGCCCTGGGCTGCATGCTCGGGTATGGGCTGGGCAAGTGGCCGGGGCTGCTCGCCCTGCTCGTCGCACCGCCTGTGCTGCTGCGCCTGTATATCAGCTGGCTGTACCGGCGGCGCCTCAAGCGCATGATCGAACAGCTGCCGCCCTTGCTCGACCATGCCGTGCGCAGCCTCAAGTCGGGACGCACTCTGGCCGACGCGGTGCTGGGCGGCATCGAGGCCGCCGACAATCCCTTGAAGCACGCCATGGGCCGGGTCCAGCGCAACGTGCTGCTGGGGGTCAACCTGCCGGATGCGGTGGCGGACTTCGCCGAATTGTACGAGCGCGATGAACTGCGCCTGTTCGCCCTGGGGCTCAAGGTCAACCACCGCTATGGCGGCAATGCCAGCGAGCTGCTGGAAAACCTGATCAAGCTGATCCGCGAACGCGACCAGGCCGCCCGGCAACTGCGCGCGATGACCGGCGAAACCCGTATCACGGCGATGGTCCTCGCGGCCCTGCCGGTGTCATTGGCCGGCTATTTCCTGATAGCCAACCCGACCTACCTGATGAGCATGTGGAACCAGAGCGGCGGCCGGATGATGCTGCTGGCCGCCTTCGGCTTGCAGGTCATCGGCTGCGCGCTGCTGTGGCGCATGCTGCGGAGTGTTTGA
- a CDS encoding response regulator, translating into MSASSFPRQQLLLVDDEEDALLELAELLEGEGFCCFTATSVKLALAHLTQHPDIALVITDLRMPEESGLSLIRRLRDHTSRQHLPVIVTSGHADMDDVSDLLRLQVLDLFRKPIYHVRLLETLNTLFPQPRIHLVNP; encoded by the coding sequence ATGAGCGCCTCTTCGTTTCCACGCCAGCAGCTTCTTCTCGTGGACGATGAAGAGGACGCGCTGCTCGAGCTCGCCGAATTGCTGGAGGGTGAAGGCTTTTGCTGCTTCACCGCGACCTCGGTCAAGCTCGCCCTGGCCCATCTCACTCAACACCCGGACATCGCGCTGGTCATCACCGACCTGCGCATGCCGGAGGAGAGTGGCCTGTCGCTGATCAGGCGCCTGCGCGACCACACCTCCCGTCAGCACCTGCCGGTGATCGTCACCTCGGGGCATGCCGACATGGATGACGTCAGCGACCTGCTGCGCCTGCAAGTGCTGGACCTGTTCCGCAAACCCATCTACCACGTGCGCTTGCTGGAAACCCTGAACACGCTGTTCCCGCAGCCACGCATCCATCTGGTCAATCCCTGA
- the cpaB gene encoding Flp pilus assembly protein CpaB, which translates to MNSRITMGLAGVFLVGALIAGYWGLALSRRPAAQPVAQPSPATVQTVTASAEDATRQPVAVLVRDIPPFVPIKAGDVTLERLRTAPAGSLKSLDQVIGRTPWRALPAGTWLSEESFEAGGSVARMIRADERALAVAVDEVIGASGQLSPGDYVDVLLFLRQDSNNLLPSAQVVVPALRVLGIGEQLGLTNDGKPGSPPASAEEKLKQDQRRLNARSVLLAVPEPLLSRLMLAAQAGVLRLAVRSADEKRLAHYWAGEKSASKHLQNADRSLIQFNQLALSTPSPSTTRTFDATSRRAQIEVIRGIEASQQTP; encoded by the coding sequence ATGAACAGTCGTATCACTATGGGGTTGGCTGGGGTGTTTCTGGTGGGGGCTCTCATTGCCGGTTACTGGGGCCTGGCATTGAGTCGCAGGCCCGCAGCGCAACCTGTAGCGCAGCCTTCCCCCGCCACCGTGCAAACCGTCACCGCTTCCGCCGAAGATGCGACACGCCAGCCCGTCGCGGTGCTGGTACGCGACATACCTCCGTTCGTTCCCATCAAGGCCGGCGATGTCACGCTGGAGCGGCTGCGCACCGCGCCCGCCGGCAGCCTCAAAAGCCTCGATCAAGTCATCGGACGCACGCCATGGCGGGCGTTGCCCGCGGGGACCTGGCTGAGCGAGGAAAGCTTCGAAGCCGGGGGCAGTGTGGCCCGCATGATCCGTGCCGACGAGCGCGCCCTGGCCGTCGCGGTAGACGAAGTCATCGGCGCCAGCGGGCAACTGAGCCCTGGCGACTACGTCGATGTGCTGCTGTTCCTGCGTCAGGACAGCAACAACCTGCTGCCCTCGGCCCAGGTCGTGGTGCCGGCCCTGCGGGTGCTGGGCATTGGCGAGCAACTGGGCCTGACCAACGATGGCAAGCCGGGCTCGCCGCCCGCCAGTGCCGAGGAAAAACTCAAACAGGATCAGCGTCGCCTGAACGCGCGCAGCGTGTTGCTGGCTGTCCCGGAACCCTTGCTGAGCCGCTTGATGCTCGCGGCTCAAGCCGGCGTGCTGCGCCTGGCGGTACGCAGCGCCGACGAGAAACGCCTGGCGCATTACTGGGCCGGCGAAAAAAGCGCGTCGAAGCATCTGCAAAACGCCGACAGATCCTTGATCCAGTTCAACCAGTTGGCCCTGTCCACCCCCTCTCCCTCCACCACCAGAACGTTCGACGCCACATCGCGTCGCGCCCAGATAGAAGTCATACGCGGCATCGAAGCGAGCCAACAAACACCCTGA
- a CDS encoding response regulator transcription factor, with translation MNKLISRIKVLVVDDQPLIVEELCEFLESSGYRCVPCESSRQAIQQFNEDAEIGLVLCDLHMPDLDGIQLVQELQRIAGKHRVFEAIMLTGQADKQDVIKALRAGIADYYQKPIDLDELLAGLQRQEETLQERQKNLQLGHLNQKLQFLSESIDDLYQDLDKVRRAPLVPPTTQASDQGGGEAEQIEIPAIFNQLSPRQLDVARLVGKGQTNYQIACELGITENTVKLYVSQVLRLTHMHNRTQLALALAPSNSGLRQRVTAH, from the coding sequence GTGAACAAGCTTATATCCCGCATCAAAGTACTCGTGGTCGACGACCAGCCGTTGATAGTCGAAGAGCTTTGCGAGTTTCTTGAAAGCAGCGGTTATCGCTGCGTCCCTTGTGAGTCCAGCCGCCAGGCGATCCAGCAGTTCAATGAAGATGCCGAAATCGGCCTGGTACTGTGCGACCTGCACATGCCCGATCTCGATGGCATCCAATTGGTGCAGGAACTGCAGCGTATCGCCGGCAAGCATCGGGTTTTCGAGGCCATCATGCTCACCGGCCAGGCCGACAAGCAGGATGTGATCAAGGCCTTGCGCGCCGGCATCGCCGATTACTACCAGAAACCGATCGACCTCGATGAGCTGCTGGCCGGTCTGCAACGCCAGGAGGAAACGTTGCAGGAGCGGCAGAAAAACCTGCAGCTGGGGCACCTGAACCAGAAGCTGCAGTTCCTTTCCGAATCCATTGACGATCTTTACCAGGATCTGGACAAAGTACGTCGCGCGCCACTCGTACCACCGACGACGCAGGCGTCGGACCAGGGCGGCGGCGAGGCGGAGCAGATCGAAATCCCGGCGATCTTCAATCAGCTGTCGCCCCGGCAACTGGATGTGGCCCGCCTGGTAGGCAAGGGGCAGACCAACTACCAGATCGCCTGTGAACTGGGGATCACGGAAAACACCGTGAAGCTCTACGTGTCCCAGGTGCTGCGCCTGACCCATATGCACAACCGCACCCAGCTGGCGTTGGCGCTGGCACCGAGCAACTCGGGGTTGCGCCAGCGCGTGACCGCCCACTGA
- a CDS encoding CpaF family protein, translating to MSREKLFGAQSHSPIGNTDHEGLKLVLHRYVIDAIEESGKNLLEGSRQALARFITDKVAEYISRLHLAISRYEMERLAEELVDELTGFGPLEVLLRDPAVTEILVNGPHRVFVERDGVLHQSDLRFIDAHHVERVMQRILAPLGRRLDESSPMVDARMPDGSRVNAIIPPIALDGPCLSIRKFRKDMLKSSDLMAMQTIDQAIFEFVQEAVGKRCNILISGGTGTGKTTLLNILSQLINPHERLVTIEDVAELQLGHPHVVRLETRPPNAEGHGEVKASDLIRNALRMRPDRIILGEIRGVEVLDVLTAMNTGHDGSMSTVHANNAQDALLRLETLVGLTGRQVAERTLRQMICAALDVVIQLTRLPDGRRCVSEVVEVVGVRENIYVTNTLFRLNRRSGFGFLREAANPAGDKLRRDADLPVN from the coding sequence ATGAGCAGAGAAAAACTTTTCGGCGCCCAGTCCCACAGCCCCATCGGCAACACCGATCACGAGGGCCTGAAGCTGGTGTTGCATCGCTACGTCATCGACGCCATCGAAGAGTCGGGGAAAAACCTGCTGGAAGGTTCGCGCCAGGCACTGGCCCGCTTCATTACCGACAAGGTGGCCGAGTACATCTCGCGCCTGCACCTGGCGATCTCCCGCTATGAAATGGAGCGCCTGGCCGAAGAACTGGTGGACGAGCTCACCGGTTTCGGCCCACTGGAAGTCTTGCTGCGCGATCCGGCGGTGACCGAGATCCTGGTCAACGGCCCGCACCGGGTGTTCGTCGAGCGCGATGGCGTGCTGCACCAGAGCGACCTGCGTTTCATCGACGCGCACCATGTGGAGCGGGTCATGCAACGCATCCTCGCGCCCCTGGGCCGACGCCTCGACGAGTCCTCGCCCATGGTCGATGCACGGATGCCCGACGGCAGCCGGGTCAACGCGATCATCCCACCGATCGCCCTCGACGGCCCTTGCCTGTCGATCCGCAAATTCCGCAAGGACATGCTCAAGAGCAGCGACCTGATGGCCATGCAGACCATCGACCAGGCGATCTTCGAATTCGTCCAGGAGGCCGTGGGCAAGCGTTGCAACATCCTGATCAGCGGTGGCACCGGCACCGGCAAGACCACCCTGCTGAATATCCTCAGCCAGTTGATCAACCCTCACGAACGGCTGGTGACCATCGAAGACGTGGCCGAACTGCAACTGGGCCATCCCCATGTGGTGCGCCTGGAAACCCGTCCGCCGAACGCCGAAGGCCATGGCGAGGTCAAGGCCAGCGACCTGATCCGCAACGCTCTGCGCATGCGCCCGGACCGGATCATCCTCGGCGAGATCCGTGGCGTCGAAGTGCTCGATGTACTGACGGCGATGAACACCGGCCACGACGGTTCCATGAGCACCGTGCACGCCAACAATGCCCAGGATGCCCTGCTGCGCCTGGAAACCCTGGTGGGCCTGACCGGGCGCCAGGTGGCCGAACGCACCCTGCGGCAGATGATCTGCGCGGCCCTGGACGTGGTGATTCAGCTGACGCGCCTGCCCGATGGCCGGCGCTGTGTCAGCGAGGTGGTGGAAGTGGTCGGCGTACGCGAAAACATTTACGTCACCAACACCCTGTTCCGTCTGAACCGACGTAGCGGTTTCGGCTTTCTGCGCGAAGCGGCCAACCCCGCTGGCGACAAGCTGCGACGCGACGCCGACCTACCCGTCAACTGA
- a CDS encoding PAS domain-containing sensor histidine kinase has protein sequence MSSGDKLLGRFLGRTTPQALPPAPPLATPGVGLLVHLDHNAQVLQMTGPLRHALAQPPAAEGPAPLLDYLLAHSALSVEGSPGDWQGHMLDLDFHGAGGQTLHLRGWVQPSTQGWLLHLLDIGDLLLERQQAQQRQDCQQFAVQISEQLRLCSLFRLPEVLHEQLHALAQHWHIPCLALALLDDLEQGWYIHGLYQAADAPQLWHKGQVLGTGLDSLNGNAPQSLIFTQGLGEHPRLQRAFGSSEGFVVPFRDDHGVAAWLLCGFYPVRQQAPQLSERDWLQLSAALAGPLLGRLREQQHHHQLERLEALQGLLGTGWWELFAQDNEIQLAPQLALNLLLEPQTRRLSLQAWLALIHPADRQELSSRLQELRQGKPLLLCVRLQRADPQLPAIWYRLQGQALGIGQNQRFVGFMLDISDIKNQEQQAAAAHARLDNLIAHSPAVIYVQRYVEGALQPTFFSDSLQPLLGWTLNDCNDGALAERVHADDRDRYFERNRQLLREGAVRSRYRLLDSRGEYHWVLDEARLLRDDLGMPVEAVGLWLDVTDATLATEQIRLSEERYRILVEDSPAMICRYLPDLTLTFGNRPLATYLECPPEQLAGANLGDWLSAEQHAAFVQRIRQLTPEFPVSTAEINLQLPGREHAWWVWSDRGVFDEQGRLREIQAVGRDNTEVRRSQLQLMQSAKMATLGEMATGLAHEINQPLNVMRMAIVNVLKRLNNGDVQLDYLQDKLKRIDAQVQRAGRVVDHMRVFGRSSEIEQQPFDPAQAVEGCLSLLADGMRGKGVELRVAPIDFNVQVRGYVDQLEQVLINLLVNARDALLGRREQDPDLRPWIAIRAEHDAQRVRLLVEDNAGGIDPRLLGRIFEPFFTTKPVGVGTGLGLSVSYGIVENMGGRLSVSNTGEGACFCIELPLVQSDQITR, from the coding sequence TTGAGCTCGGGCGACAAACTCCTCGGGCGCTTTCTCGGCCGGACGACGCCCCAGGCGCTTCCTCCCGCGCCGCCCCTGGCCACGCCCGGAGTCGGCCTGCTGGTGCACCTGGACCACAACGCCCAGGTGCTGCAAATGACCGGCCCGCTGCGCCACGCCCTGGCCCAGCCGCCGGCCGCCGAAGGGCCGGCGCCGTTGCTGGACTACCTGCTGGCGCACAGCGCGCTGAGTGTCGAAGGCAGCCCTGGCGACTGGCAGGGGCACATGCTCGACCTGGACTTCCATGGTGCCGGCGGGCAAACCCTGCACCTGCGCGGCTGGGTGCAACCGTCTACCCAAGGCTGGCTCCTGCACCTGCTGGACATCGGCGACCTGTTGCTGGAACGCCAGCAGGCGCAGCAACGCCAGGACTGCCAGCAGTTCGCCGTGCAGATCAGCGAACAGCTGCGCCTGTGCAGCCTCTTTCGCCTGCCCGAGGTGCTGCATGAGCAACTCCATGCCCTGGCCCAGCACTGGCATATCCCCTGCCTCGCCCTGGCGCTGCTCGACGACCTGGAACAGGGCTGGTACATCCATGGCCTGTATCAGGCCGCCGATGCACCGCAGCTGTGGCACAAGGGCCAGGTCCTGGGCACCGGGCTGGACAGCCTGAACGGCAATGCCCCGCAGTCGCTGATCTTCACTCAAGGCCTTGGCGAGCATCCGCGCCTGCAACGTGCGTTCGGCAGCAGCGAGGGCTTTGTCGTGCCCTTTCGCGACGATCACGGTGTCGCGGCCTGGCTGCTCTGCGGCTTCTACCCGGTACGCCAGCAGGCACCGCAATTGAGCGAACGGGACTGGCTGCAATTGAGTGCCGCCCTGGCCGGCCCCTTGCTCGGACGTTTGCGCGAACAGCAGCACCATCACCAGCTGGAGCGCCTGGAGGCCTTGCAAGGTTTGCTCGGCACCGGTTGGTGGGAGTTGTTCGCGCAGGACAACGAGATCCAGCTGGCGCCGCAGCTGGCCCTCAACCTGCTGCTGGAACCCCAGACCCGACGCTTGTCGCTGCAGGCCTGGCTGGCCCTGATCCACCCCGCCGATCGCCAGGAACTGAGCAGCCGCCTGCAAGAGTTGCGACAAGGCAAACCGCTGCTGCTCTGCGTACGGTTGCAGCGGGCCGACCCGCAGTTGCCGGCCATCTGGTACCGCCTGCAGGGGCAAGCCCTGGGCATTGGCCAGAACCAGCGCTTCGTCGGTTTCATGCTGGACATCAGCGACATCAAGAACCAGGAGCAGCAGGCGGCCGCGGCCCACGCCCGGCTGGACAACCTGATCGCCCATTCGCCGGCGGTGATCTATGTCCAGCGCTATGTCGAGGGTGCGCTGCAGCCGACGTTTTTCAGCGACAGCCTGCAGCCGTTGCTCGGCTGGACCCTGAACGACTGCAACGACGGCGCCCTGGCGGAACGGGTGCATGCCGACGACCGCGACCGCTACTTCGAGCGCAACCGGCAATTGCTGCGCGAAGGCGCGGTGCGCAGCCGCTATCGCCTGCTCGACAGCCGTGGCGAATACCACTGGGTGCTCGACGAGGCCAGGCTGCTGCGCGACGACCTGGGCATGCCGGTCGAAGCTGTCGGCCTGTGGCTGGACGTCACCGACGCCACCCTGGCCACCGAGCAGATACGACTCAGCGAGGAGCGTTACCGGATCCTGGTGGAAGACTCCCCGGCGATGATCTGCCGCTACCTGCCCGACCTGACCCTGACCTTCGGCAACCGGCCCCTGGCGACCTACCTGGAATGCCCGCCCGAACAACTGGCCGGAGCCAACCTCGGTGACTGGCTGTCCGCCGAACAACACGCCGCCTTCGTGCAACGCATCCGCCAGCTGACCCCGGAATTTCCGGTCAGCACCGCGGAAATCAACCTGCAACTGCCGGGGCGCGAACATGCCTGGTGGGTCTGGTCCGACCGCGGGGTGTTCGACGAGCAAGGACGCCTGCGGGAGATCCAGGCCGTCGGCCGCGACAACACCGAAGTCCGGCGCTCCCAGCTGCAACTCATGCAAAGCGCGAAGATGGCCACCCTGGGCGAAATGGCCACCGGGCTGGCCCATGAAATCAACCAGCCGCTGAATGTGATGCGCATGGCCATCGTCAACGTGCTCAAGCGCCTGAACAACGGCGACGTGCAACTCGACTACCTGCAGGACAAGCTCAAGCGCATCGATGCCCAGGTCCAGCGGGCCGGCCGGGTGGTGGACCATATGCGGGTGTTTGGCCGCAGCTCGGAGATCGAGCAACAACCTTTCGATCCGGCCCAGGCGGTGGAAGGCTGCCTGTCGCTGCTGGCCGATGGCATGCGCGGCAAAGGCGTTGAGTTGCGTGTCGCGCCAATCGACTTCAACGTGCAGGTGCGGGGCTATGTCGATCAGCTTGAGCAAGTCTTGATCAACCTGCTGGTCAATGCCCGGGATGCGCTGCTCGGCCGGCGCGAGCAGGATCCGGACTTGCGGCCCTGGATCGCCATACGCGCCGAACATGACGCGCAGCGGGTGCGGCTGCTGGTCGAAGACAATGCCGGCGGCATCGACCCGCGCCTGCTGGGGCGCATCTTCGAACCGTTCTTTACCACCAAGCCGGTCGGCGTGGGCACTGGCCTGGGGCTTTCGGTGAGCTACGGCATAGTCGAGAACATGGGCGGGCGCCTGAGCGTGAGCAACACCGGCGAAGGCGCCTGCTTCTGCATCGAACTGCCGTTGGTACAGAGCGATCAGATCACCAGATAG
- a CDS encoding type II secretion system F family protein: MTALLISALLFLAAMLLVLGSLLEQRRRTRQVTERLQGHLARDNTLGNWLHVLGDSKVGQYAVRLDNETQLLLNRLGWRSARQRSLFAACQIGAPILALGLTLVIQGVFFPAAKNHWVAPVFALSLGYLLPKRLLAMAAGRRQKQLAVDISTFIPLLRILFESGMAVEQALRVLSKDAQKLLPALTQELRMVLARVDSGLELGDELNKSARLLAVDEFTDTCVILQQLIYQGGGAMKSLQSLKLLLDDRRLTRLQEYISKMSAKMSVVMMLFLFPALLIVLAGPGVSAIARAFAHQ, encoded by the coding sequence ATGACAGCCTTGCTGATCAGTGCACTGTTGTTTCTCGCAGCCATGCTGCTGGTACTGGGCAGCTTGCTGGAACAGCGCCGGCGAACGCGCCAGGTGACCGAGCGCCTGCAGGGGCACCTGGCGCGCGACAACACACTCGGCAACTGGCTGCACGTGCTGGGCGACAGCAAGGTCGGCCAGTACGCGGTCCGGCTCGACAATGAAACCCAATTGCTGCTCAACCGCCTGGGCTGGCGCAGCGCACGGCAACGCTCGCTGTTCGCCGCCTGCCAGATCGGCGCACCGATTCTCGCCCTGGGCCTGACCCTGGTGATCCAGGGGGTGTTTTTCCCGGCGGCGAAAAACCACTGGGTCGCTCCGGTGTTCGCTCTGAGCCTCGGCTACCTGTTGCCCAAGCGCCTGTTGGCCATGGCCGCCGGCAGGCGGCAGAAACAACTGGCGGTCGATATCTCCACCTTCATTCCCCTGTTGCGCATCCTGTTCGAGTCGGGCATGGCGGTGGAACAGGCCCTGCGGGTGTTGAGCAAGGACGCGCAGAAACTGCTGCCGGCCCTGACCCAGGAATTGCGCATGGTGCTGGCCCGGGTGGATTCCGGCCTGGAACTGGGGGACGAACTGAACAAGTCCGCGCGGCTGCTGGCCGTCGATGAGTTCACCGACACCTGCGTGATCCTGCAACAGCTGATTTACCAGGGCGGCGGGGCGATGAAGTCGTTGCAGTCGCTCAAGCTGCTGCTCGATGACCGGCGCCTGACGCGCCTGCAGGAATACATCTCGAAGATGTCGGCGAAAATGTCCGTCGTGATGATGCTGTTTCTCTTCCCGGCGTTACTGATCGTCCTGGCCGGACCTGGCGTCAGCGCCATTGCCCGGGCTTTCGCCCACCAATAG
- a CDS encoding AAA family ATPase: protein MSQNLSQTFLAITRNGTDLEWLQGALAPLGQVVSAGSGSLDELLALVDVTFASLVFVGLDREHVVTQSALIEGALEAKPMLAIVALGDGMDNQLVLNAMRAGARDFVAYGSRSSEVAGLVRRLSKRLPQVTPSTQLGGLTVLYGTQSDADGALLASHLALVVQKSGQQTLLLDLGLPRGDSLALLGLESSFHFGDALRHLRRLDATLIDSAFTSTEAGLRILAYAGHDEPLERTSAAELYMLLSALRQHFQHIVVNLTGQPDSEALRTFVGHCDKLLWYTDQSVLDCRRNLAVLNLWREKGMKLEHARLLVDRYLRGVAPDAQTLGKTFALEVIAVLAYSPEVRLNAKNQGVTLFELAPREGLTQSLKTLGERLARRSQGLPTAKPGWFERLRGSR from the coding sequence ATGAGCCAGAACCTGAGCCAGACCTTCCTCGCGATCACCCGCAACGGCACCGACCTGGAATGGCTGCAAGGCGCCCTGGCGCCACTCGGGCAGGTGGTCAGCGCTGGCAGCGGCAGCCTCGACGAATTGCTGGCGCTGGTGGATGTGACATTCGCCAGCCTGGTCTTCGTCGGTCTCGATCGCGAGCATGTGGTCACCCAGTCGGCGTTGATCGAGGGCGCGCTGGAGGCCAAGCCGATGCTGGCCATCGTCGCCCTGGGCGACGGCATGGACAACCAACTGGTACTCAACGCCATGCGCGCCGGGGCCCGCGACTTCGTGGCCTACGGCTCGCGCTCCAGCGAAGTGGCCGGCCTGGTACGGCGCCTGAGCAAACGCCTGCCCCAGGTCACGCCGAGCACCCAGCTCGGCGGCCTGACCGTGCTCTACGGCACCCAGAGCGATGCCGATGGCGCCCTGCTCGCCAGCCATCTGGCGCTGGTGGTGCAGAAGAGCGGCCAGCAGACGCTGTTGCTCGACCTCGGCCTGCCGCGCGGCGACAGCCTGGCGCTGCTGGGGCTGGAAAGCTCGTTCCACTTCGGCGATGCCTTGCGCCATCTGCGGCGCCTGGATGCGACCCTGATCGACAGTGCCTTCACCAGCACCGAAGCCGGGCTGCGGATCCTGGCCTATGCCGGCCATGACGAGCCGCTGGAACGCACCAGCGCCGCCGAGTTGTACATGCTGCTCAGTGCCCTGCGCCAGCACTTCCAGCACATCGTGGTGAACCTCACCGGACAACCGGACAGCGAAGCCCTGCGCACCTTCGTCGGCCATTGCGACAAGTTGCTCTGGTACACCGACCAGAGCGTGCTCGACTGCCGTCGCAACCTGGCGGTACTCAACCTCTGGCGCGAAAAAGGCATGAAGCTGGAACACGCCCGCCTGCTGGTCGACCGCTACCTGCGCGGGGTCGCTCCGGATGCGCAAACCCTGGGCAAGACCTTTGCCCTGGAAGTGATCGCGGTCCTGGCCTATAGCCCCGAGGTGCGTCTCAACGCGAAAAACCAGGGCGTCACGCTGTTCGAACTGGCCCCCCGCGAAGGCCTGACCCAATCCCTGAAGACCCTCGGCGAGCGCCTGGCCAGACGCTCCCAAGGGCTGCCCACGGCGAAGCCCGGCTGGTTCGAGCGCCTCAGGGGAAGTCGATGA
- a CDS encoding Flp family type IVb pilin, protein MFFILATQWITLLASRLLRFLKNNEGASGIEYALIAGMVAVAIAAFVPDISEAITGTFTVLRDTLEDAVPADE, encoded by the coding sequence ATGTTCTTCATTCTCGCTACCCAATGGATCACCCTTCTGGCCTCCCGGCTCCTGCGTTTCCTCAAGAATAACGAGGGGGCCTCAGGGATCGAGTATGCGCTTATCGCCGGTATGGTGGCCGTGGCCATCGCGGCATTTGTACCTGACATATCAGAGGCTATCACCGGCACCTTCACGGTCTTGCGAGATACTTTGGAGGACGCCGTTCCGGCTGATGAGTAG